In Nonomuraea sp. NBC_00507, the following are encoded in one genomic region:
- a CDS encoding ABC transporter permease subunit — MPAGAVLGRMLDDLLPGAFAEPWALAAAARGLPPTSVARQALRRCVPALLPNLGLFAVGLTGGAVAVEQIFDIPGLGRLTLRAALAQDLPVLQTGTLALVLLATTAGALARLATLLLIGPALRDHALHSLQRPTPPPRPGRCPCCTGRCWPSSSASACRETRSSWTPSPVSKLLPGRIRSVPMPSAATSWPASPTAR; from the coding sequence GGGCGGATGCTGGACGACCTGCTGCCCGGCGCGTTCGCCGAGCCGTGGGCCCTGGCAGCCGCTGCCCGCGGCCTGCCGCCCACGTCGGTGGCCCGGCAGGCGCTGCGGCGCTGCGTGCCCGCGCTGCTGCCCAACCTGGGACTGTTCGCGGTCGGCCTGACCGGCGGCGCCGTCGCCGTCGAGCAGATCTTCGACATCCCCGGCCTCGGCCGGCTCACCCTGCGCGCCGCCCTCGCCCAGGACCTTCCCGTCCTCCAGACCGGCACGCTCGCCCTGGTCCTGCTCGCGACGACCGCCGGGGCCCTGGCCCGGCTCGCGACCCTGCTGCTTATCGGACCCGCGCTGCGCGACCACGCCCTGCACAGCCTGCAGCGGCCCACCCCGCCCCCGCGCCCCGGACGCTGCCCCTGCTGTACGGGGCGCTGCTGGCCGTCGTCATCTGCCTCGGCCTGCCGCGAGACCCGCTCGTCCTGGACACCGTCGCCCGTCTCCAAGCTCCTTCCTGGGCGCATCCGTTCGGTACCGATGCCCTCGGCCGCGACATCCTGGCCCGCATCGCCCACGGCGCGCTGA
- a CDS encoding universal stress protein, whose translation MTVVIAGYVPTALGQAVLDQALAEAELRKARLVVVNVSRPGSYVDPDTAVVADLERRVGDGHEVRQVQDNDPAAAVLDVAQRESASLVVIGVPRRSPVGKLIMGSTAQRILLDSACPVLAVKES comes from the coding sequence ATGACAGTCGTCATCGCCGGATACGTCCCCACGGCGCTCGGTCAGGCCGTCCTCGACCAGGCACTGGCCGAGGCCGAGCTCAGGAAGGCCAGGCTCGTGGTGGTGAACGTCTCCCGCCCCGGCTCCTACGTCGACCCCGACACCGCGGTGGTGGCCGACCTCGAACGCCGGGTGGGCGACGGGCACGAGGTGCGGCAGGTGCAGGACAACGACCCGGCCGCCGCGGTGCTGGATGTGGCGCAGCGGGAGTCGGCGAGCCTCGTCGTGATCGGCGTGCCGCGCCGCTCCCCGGTCGGCAAGCTCATCATGGGCAGCACGGCTCAGCGCATCCTGCTGGACTCGGCCTGCCCCGTGCTGGCGGTCAAGGAGTCTTGA
- a CDS encoding sulfite exporter TauE/SafE family protein codes for MALLVAAGLGSGLAGSIGGLASLVSYPALLAFGLPPVVANVTNTVAMFSTTVGTAAGSRQELRGHGRRVAKLVAVAAVGGTAGAWLLLATPAKAFELAAPLLIAFGSVLLLARDPLRRLADARAPKTASFLPLAVAVALVGVYGGYFGAASGVIMLAVLCASVTEPLPVTNAVKNMATGAANITAAVAYAFLAPVHWLAAGALSCGCLVGSWLGPKVVRRLPERPLRFAIAVAGLGMAVSLWMA; via the coding sequence GTGGCCCTGCTGGTCGCAGCGGGGCTGGGCTCGGGCCTGGCCGGCTCCATCGGCGGGCTCGCCTCGCTCGTCAGCTATCCGGCGCTGCTCGCCTTCGGCCTGCCGCCGGTCGTCGCCAACGTCACCAATACCGTGGCGATGTTCTCCACCACCGTCGGCACCGCCGCAGGCTCCCGCCAGGAGCTGCGCGGCCACGGCCGGCGCGTCGCCAAGCTGGTCGCGGTGGCCGCGGTGGGCGGCACGGCCGGGGCCTGGCTGCTGCTGGCCACCCCGGCCAAGGCGTTCGAGCTCGCCGCGCCGTTGCTCATCGCGTTCGGCTCGGTGCTGCTGCTGGCCAGGGACCCGCTGCGGCGCCTGGCCGACGCGCGGGCGCCCAAGACCGCGTCCTTCCTGCCGCTGGCCGTGGCGGTGGCGCTGGTCGGCGTGTACGGCGGCTACTTCGGCGCGGCCTCCGGCGTCATCATGCTGGCCGTGCTCTGCGCCAGCGTCACCGAGCCGCTGCCGGTCACCAACGCGGTCAAGAACATGGCCACCGGCGCGGCCAACATCACGGCCGCCGTCGCGTACGCCTTCCTGGCCCCGGTTCACTGGCTGGCCGCCGGCGCGCTGTCGTGCGGGTGCCTGGTGGGCAGCTGGCTCGGGCCGAAGGTCGTGCGGCGGCTGCCGGAGCGCCCGCTGCGCTTCGCCATCGCCGTGGCCGGCCTCGGCATGGCCGTCAGCCTGTGGATGGCGTGA
- a CDS encoding IclR family transcriptional regulator → MTHPESGVRSVKSAARTIELLELLASRQNRPARLRELSEALGAPRSSLYALIRTLVEHGWVRTDETGSLYSIGIRALLAGTTYLDTDPYLRIAQPHINDLSAQLDETIHFGRLDRTSIVYLATKESSRYVRPFSRVGRRLPAFSTAMGKSLLAERIGTPHEVPIPQPIVPLTPNTLVDQDALRRDLELTRERGYAIDNEENYVGVKCFGFALRYHSPATDAISCSVPIASLTDEREQEIVEAMGKVRLAIERMAPVDLTAPGWV, encoded by the coding sequence ATGACCCATCCCGAGAGCGGGGTGCGTAGCGTCAAGTCAGCGGCGAGGACCATCGAGCTCCTCGAACTCCTGGCCTCCCGCCAAAACCGCCCCGCCCGTCTGCGTGAGCTGAGCGAGGCCCTGGGAGCCCCCCGCAGCAGCCTGTACGCCCTGATCCGTACCCTCGTGGAGCACGGCTGGGTACGCACCGACGAGACCGGCAGCCTCTACAGCATCGGTATCCGCGCCCTGCTGGCCGGCACGACCTATCTGGACACGGACCCTTACCTGCGCATCGCGCAGCCGCACATCAACGACCTCAGCGCCCAGCTGGACGAGACCATCCACTTCGGCCGCCTCGACCGCACCTCCATCGTCTACCTGGCCACGAAGGAGTCGAGCCGCTACGTGCGCCCGTTCAGCCGCGTGGGCCGCCGGCTGCCGGCGTTCAGCACCGCCATGGGCAAGTCGCTGCTGGCCGAGCGCATCGGCACCCCGCACGAGGTGCCGATCCCGCAGCCGATCGTGCCGCTGACCCCCAACACCCTCGTGGACCAGGACGCCCTGCGGCGCGACCTGGAACTGACCCGCGAGCGCGGCTACGCCATCGACAACGAGGAAAACTATGTCGGCGTGAAATGCTTCGGCTTCGCGCTGCGCTACCACTCCCCCGCGACTGACGCGATCAGCTGCTCGGTGCCCATCGCCAGCCTGACCGACGAGCGGGAGCAGGAGATCGTCGAAGCGATGGGGAAGGTCAGGCTGGCGATCGAGCGCATGGCGCCGGTCGATCTGACCGCACCCGGGTGGGTCTGA
- a CDS encoding ABC transporter permease: MAVSAAALVTGVLLGLLPGLSRPMADTVNAVPAVLAGLLVTGIAGSGPWTPALAVAAVAWSPLATHTSALLQQERATTHLTPTRALGAGPWYLLTHELLPPVLPPVIRHALLRLPGIALSLAALGFLGLGSQPPSPEWGLLLAENQPYAERAPWAVLTPAAVLALLGALAVTAAGGVRRPRLKPQSRTRPGQPAQQEQAVPEPPQTPALTPPTHTP, from the coding sequence GTGGCAGTGAGCGCCGCCGCCCTCGTCACCGGCGTGCTCCTGGGTCTGCTGCCCGGGCTGTCCAGGCCGATGGCCGATACCGTCAACGCCGTACCGGCCGTCCTGGCCGGCCTCCTCGTCACCGGAATCGCGGGCAGCGGCCCGTGGACACCCGCGCTCGCCGTGGCCGCCGTCGCCTGGTCGCCACTGGCCACCCACACCTCCGCTCTCCTTCAGCAGGAGCGCGCCACCACCCACCTGACCCCAACCCGCGCGCTCGGCGCCGGACCCTGGTACCTGCTCACCCACGAACTCCTCCCACCCGTCCTGCCACCCGTGATCCGTCACGCCCTGCTCCGGCTGCCCGGCATCGCCCTGAGCCTGGCCGCCCTCGGCTTCCTCGGCCTCGGCTCCCAGCCGCCGTCACCGGAGTGGGGCCTGCTGCTCGCCGAGAACCAGCCCTACGCAGAACGCGCCCCCTGGGCCGTCCTCACCCCGGCCGCCGTCCTCGCCCTGCTCGGCGCGCTGGCGGTGACGGCGGCGGGCGGAGTACGCCGTCCACGGCTGAAGCCGCAGTCGAGGACGCGCCCAGGCCAGCCGGCCCAGCAGGAGCAAGCCGTGCCCGAGCCGCCGCAGACACCCGCACTCACACCACCCACGCACACCCCTTGA
- a CDS encoding tripartite tricarboxylate transporter TctB family protein gives MSYERRLNVVVALVPLVIGVVAALMSWNLGVGSLSAPGPGMWPLVVSVAMVVIAAVLMLQSRPRGDEERFTKDVVTVAIAAASLIAYAFLFELVGFEVPTIALLVLWLKGLGRESWRVTAVVSVVATAALYLLFITALGVSLPHIIQL, from the coding sequence GTGAGCTACGAGCGTCGGCTGAACGTGGTGGTCGCCCTGGTGCCGCTGGTCATCGGCGTGGTGGCCGCGCTCATGTCGTGGAACCTGGGGGTCGGCAGCCTGTCGGCCCCCGGGCCCGGCATGTGGCCGCTGGTGGTCAGTGTCGCCATGGTGGTCATCGCCGCGGTGCTCATGCTCCAGTCGCGGCCCCGCGGCGACGAGGAACGCTTCACCAAGGACGTCGTGACGGTCGCCATCGCGGCCGCCTCGCTGATCGCCTACGCGTTCCTGTTCGAGCTCGTCGGCTTCGAGGTGCCGACCATCGCGCTGCTCGTGCTGTGGCTCAAGGGGCTCGGCCGGGAGAGCTGGCGGGTGACCGCCGTGGTCTCCGTCGTCGCGACGGCGGCGCTCTACCTGCTGTTCATCACAGCGCTCGGGGTGTCCCTGCCCCACATCATCCAACTGTGA
- a CDS encoding MDR family MFS transporter, producing MTSLISRTLTRAARIPKPPRQRTWTELSPLLRLLILTQLAFNIGFYAVLPFLAEHLGTAIGMAGWMVGFVLGLRTFSQQGLFVVGGWLVDRYGVRPVVLTGCTLRVAGFAWLGYAEATWAVIGAVLSIGFAAALFSPAVESEVARQAVTWEEEGHGPRTRLLALFTVAGQAGAFVGPLLGGLLLAVDFRIACLAGTAVFVLVLAGHAWLMPQHIPGRTRTRERGGVRALLRNRRFLALCCAYGAYLLAYNQLYLALPEEVERATGSQAPLSWLFALSSLLVVFAQLPVTRWAGDRLGLRRSMAIGLLLVAAGFAVVAAARPAEWTGAAGLLPAAGYVVLLTLGQMLIVPAARAWVPDLAEDGRLGLYTGALFSVSGLIVLIGSSATGSLLDLGLPAAVPWLLLATVPALAVALLPRRPGKTRGAGAAP from the coding sequence ATGACCTCCCTGATCTCCCGCACCCTCACCCGAGCCGCCCGGATCCCCAAGCCCCCACGCCAGCGAACCTGGACGGAACTCTCCCCCCTCCTGCGCCTGCTGATCCTCACCCAACTCGCCTTCAACATCGGCTTCTATGCCGTACTGCCGTTCCTGGCCGAACACCTCGGCACCGCCATCGGCATGGCCGGCTGGATGGTGGGCTTCGTCCTCGGCCTGCGCACCTTCAGCCAACAGGGGCTGTTCGTGGTCGGCGGGTGGCTCGTGGACCGCTACGGCGTACGGCCGGTCGTCCTGACCGGCTGCACTCTGCGTGTCGCCGGGTTCGCCTGGCTGGGGTACGCCGAGGCGACCTGGGCCGTGATCGGCGCGGTGCTGTCGATCGGCTTCGCCGCCGCCCTGTTCTCCCCCGCCGTCGAATCCGAGGTGGCCCGGCAGGCGGTGACCTGGGAAGAGGAAGGGCACGGCCCCCGCACCCGGCTGCTCGCCCTGTTCACCGTGGCCGGCCAGGCCGGCGCCTTCGTCGGCCCGCTGCTCGGCGGCCTGCTGCTCGCCGTGGACTTCCGCATCGCCTGCCTTGCCGGGACCGCCGTCTTCGTGCTCGTCCTCGCCGGGCACGCGTGGCTGATGCCCCAGCACATCCCCGGCCGGACGCGGACCCGGGAGCGAGGCGGGGTACGCGCGCTGCTGCGCAACCGCCGCTTCCTCGCCCTCTGCTGCGCGTACGGCGCTTATCTGCTCGCCTACAACCAGCTCTACCTCGCCCTGCCGGAGGAGGTGGAACGCGCGACCGGCTCCCAGGCGCCCCTATCCTGGCTGTTCGCCCTCTCCTCCCTGCTCGTCGTGTTCGCCCAGCTCCCCGTGACCCGCTGGGCCGGCGACCGGCTCGGTCTGCGCCGCTCCATGGCCATCGGGCTGCTGCTCGTCGCCGCCGGCTTCGCGGTCGTGGCCGCCGCGCGCCCCGCCGAGTGGACGGGTGCCGCCGGTCTGCTCCCCGCCGCGGGATACGTCGTCCTGCTCACCCTCGGCCAGATGCTGATCGTCCCCGCCGCCCGCGCCTGGGTCCCCGACCTCGCCGAGGACGGACGGCTCGGCCTCTACACCGGCGCGCTGTTCTCCGTCTCCGGCCTGATCGTCCTCATCGGCAGCTCGGCCACCGGATCCCTGCTCGACCTTGGCCTCCCGGCCGCCGTACCCTGGCTGCTCCTCGCCACCGTCCCGGCTCTGGCAGTGGCCCTGCTTCCCCGCCGCCCGGGAAAGACCAGGGGCGCAGGGGCCGCGCCCTAA
- a CDS encoding 5-dehydro-4-deoxyglucarate dehydratase yields the protein MPATYTSEEISERLRRGMDTGVLSFPLTAFDPDGCVDLDGFRTHLRTQIAAGPGALFPCCGTGEFFSLAEDEYASLIKAAVEEAGGAVPVVAGVGYGWAQAARFAAAAERAGADALLLLPPYLAETPQRGLVEHVRRVAASTALPIIVYQRAQVRIDVATVPALAEIPNVIGVKDGHSDLDRLQRIKLAAPSEWLFFNGAATAEMQARAYRSIGVPAYSSAVHAFAPEIAGAFFRAFHAGDDARVDLLLKEFYVPLVELRDQGSGYAVSLVKAGARLRGANVGSVRAPLADPTPEHLRTLEGLLSTGLALAAA from the coding sequence TTGCCTGCCACGTATACGAGCGAGGAGATATCCGAACGGCTGCGCCGGGGGATGGACACAGGCGTGCTGTCGTTCCCGCTGACTGCCTTCGACCCCGACGGGTGCGTCGATTTGGACGGCTTCCGCACGCATCTGCGCACGCAGATCGCGGCCGGTCCCGGCGCGCTGTTCCCGTGCTGCGGCACCGGTGAGTTCTTCTCGCTCGCCGAGGACGAGTACGCGAGTTTGATCAAGGCTGCCGTCGAGGAGGCGGGCGGCGCGGTGCCGGTGGTCGCGGGCGTGGGCTACGGCTGGGCCCAGGCCGCCAGGTTCGCTGCCGCCGCCGAGCGGGCCGGGGCCGACGCCCTGCTCCTGCTGCCGCCGTACCTGGCAGAGACCCCGCAGCGGGGACTGGTCGAGCACGTGCGCCGCGTCGCCGCGAGCACCGCGCTGCCGATCATCGTCTACCAGCGCGCCCAGGTCAGGATCGACGTCGCCACCGTGCCCGCCCTCGCCGAGATCCCCAACGTGATCGGCGTCAAGGACGGCCACTCCGACCTCGACCGGTTGCAGCGCATCAAGCTCGCCGCCCCCAGTGAGTGGCTGTTCTTCAACGGCGCGGCCACCGCCGAGATGCAGGCACGCGCCTACCGCAGCATCGGCGTGCCGGCCTACTCCTCGGCGGTGCACGCCTTCGCCCCCGAGATCGCCGGCGCCTTCTTCCGGGCGTTCCACGCCGGTGACGACGCGCGGGTCGACCTGCTGCTCAAGGAGTTCTACGTCCCGCTGGTAGAGCTGCGCGACCAGGGCAGTGGTTACGCGGTCTCCCTGGTCAAGGCCGGGGCCCGGCTGCGTGGCGCGAACGTCGGCTCGGTGCGTGCCCCGCTGGCCGACCCCACGCCTGAGCACCTGCGGACCCTCGAAGGCCTGCTGAGCACCGGACTCGCCCTCGCCGCCGCCTAG
- a CDS encoding tripartite tricarboxylate transporter permease, which yields MRLDMDFLSPVIDGFGVVFQPENLFYCLLGVTLGMLIGVLPGLGPAATIAVLLPITYNIEPTAAIIMLAGIFYGAQYGGTITSVLLRLPGEASSVVTAIDGHALAKQGRAGSALGIAAIGSFIGGTVAIIGLTFVAPLVAGFALDFGPSEYTALALLGILLITTLGTGSPLKSILMATVGLLLATVGQDPLEGVSRLTFGVDQLLDGIDFVIVAMGLFGVGEILYNLESLRRPPEAAAPVGSVYPSRAELSESKGAITRGSFLGFLLGILPGGGATMASMVAYAVEKRAGKQPERFGKGAIQGVAGPESANNAAATSSFIPLLTLGIPANATMAIMFGALLIQGITPGPALVAEKPDLFWGVVNSMYVGNLLLLAMSMPLIGVFVRILRVRQAILAPLTILVTMIGVYTVRMSVFDMFLMVGLGVLGYLMKKAGFEPGPLVLAFVLGSLLESSFRRSMRIFGGDVTGFLTQPITATLLAVIVLIIVVPPVLRLSKRKDSSREKVEA from the coding sequence GTGAGACTGGACATGGACTTCCTCTCCCCGGTGATCGACGGCTTCGGCGTGGTCTTCCAGCCGGAGAACCTCTTCTACTGCCTGCTCGGGGTCACCCTCGGCATGCTGATCGGGGTTCTGCCCGGGCTCGGTCCCGCGGCCACCATCGCGGTGCTGCTGCCGATCACGTACAACATCGAGCCGACCGCGGCCATCATCATGCTCGCCGGCATCTTCTACGGCGCCCAATACGGCGGCACCATCACCTCAGTGCTGCTGCGCCTGCCCGGCGAGGCGTCCAGCGTGGTCACCGCCATCGACGGGCACGCGCTGGCGAAGCAGGGCCGGGCCGGCTCGGCGCTCGGCATCGCCGCCATCGGCTCCTTCATCGGCGGCACCGTCGCGATCATCGGCCTGACGTTCGTGGCGCCGCTGGTCGCGGGCTTCGCCTTGGACTTCGGGCCGTCGGAGTACACCGCGCTGGCCCTGCTCGGCATCCTGCTGATCACCACGCTCGGCACCGGGTCGCCGCTCAAGAGCATCCTCATGGCCACGGTCGGGCTGCTGCTGGCCACCGTCGGGCAGGACCCGCTGGAAGGCGTCTCCCGGCTGACCTTCGGCGTCGACCAGCTGCTCGACGGGATCGACTTCGTCATCGTCGCGATGGGCCTGTTCGGCGTCGGCGAGATCCTCTACAACCTGGAGTCGCTGCGCCGGCCCCCGGAGGCGGCCGCGCCCGTCGGCTCGGTCTACCCCTCCCGCGCCGAGCTCAGCGAGTCCAAGGGTGCGATCACCCGCGGCTCGTTCCTCGGCTTCCTGCTCGGCATCCTGCCGGGCGGCGGCGCGACCATGGCGTCCATGGTCGCCTACGCCGTGGAGAAGCGGGCCGGCAAGCAGCCGGAGAGGTTCGGCAAGGGCGCCATCCAGGGCGTGGCCGGGCCCGAGAGCGCCAACAACGCCGCCGCGACGTCGTCGTTCATCCCGCTGCTGACGCTGGGCATCCCGGCGAACGCCACCATGGCGATCATGTTCGGTGCCCTGCTCATCCAGGGCATCACACCCGGCCCGGCGCTGGTGGCGGAGAAGCCCGACCTGTTCTGGGGCGTGGTCAACTCCATGTACGTCGGCAACCTGCTGCTGCTGGCCATGAGCATGCCGCTGATCGGGGTGTTCGTGCGCATCCTGCGGGTGCGGCAGGCGATCCTGGCCCCGCTGACGATCCTCGTCACCATGATCGGCGTCTACACGGTCAGGATGAGCGTCTTCGACATGTTCCTCATGGTCGGTCTCGGCGTGCTCGGCTACCTGATGAAGAAGGCCGGCTTCGAGCCGGGGCCGCTCGTGCTGGCGTTCGTGCTCGGCAGCCTGCTGGAGTCGTCGTTCCGCCGGTCGATGCGCATCTTCGGCGGCGACGTGACCGGGTTCCTCACCCAACCCATCACCGCCACCCTGCTCGCCGTGATCGTCCTGATCATCGTCGTGCCCCCGGTCCTGCGCCTGAGCAAGCGCAAGGACTCCTCCCGAGAGAAGGTGGAAGCATGA
- a CDS encoding enolase C-terminal domain-like protein — translation MSRIIRATVTPILISDPPLLNVLGVHQPYTPRTIIEIETDDGVTGIGETYGDTDYLDVARKLAEVLPGRDLTAVNGLYTLASAALTGSADNVKEFDPAGLRGTRNNEKLIRSVVSAFEVASLDALGKTTGLPVHCLLGGKVRDRVDYSGYLFYRWAEHPDGEAPDDWGAALDPDGVVRQAQRFADDYGFTSFKLKGGVFEPEQEIAAIKALAKAFPGYPLRLDPNGGWSVEASVRVAEEVGDLLEYMEDPTAGVDGMAEVRKRTGAVLATNMCVTTFAEVPEAFAKDAVQVVLSDHHYWGGLQATRELAALCRTYGVGLSMHSNTHLGISLAAMTHVASVIPQLSYACDSHRPWQTEDVITEPHRFTGGAIEVSDAPGLGVELDRDALAALHERWLARPDMRDRDDVAAMRKVHPDWIQPALPRW, via the coding sequence ATGTCACGAATCATTCGGGCGACCGTCACGCCCATCCTGATCAGCGACCCGCCGCTGCTCAACGTGCTCGGCGTGCACCAGCCGTACACGCCGCGCACGATCATCGAGATCGAGACCGACGACGGCGTCACCGGCATCGGCGAGACCTACGGTGACACCGACTACCTGGACGTGGCCCGCAAGCTCGCCGAGGTCCTCCCCGGCCGCGACCTGACCGCCGTGAACGGCCTGTACACCCTGGCGTCCGCCGCGCTGACCGGGTCCGCGGACAACGTCAAGGAGTTCGACCCGGCCGGCCTGCGCGGCACCCGCAACAACGAGAAGCTGATCCGCAGCGTGGTGTCCGCCTTCGAGGTGGCCTCGCTCGACGCGCTCGGCAAGACGACCGGCCTGCCGGTGCACTGCCTGCTTGGCGGCAAGGTACGCGACCGCGTCGACTACAGCGGCTACCTGTTCTACCGCTGGGCCGAGCACCCCGACGGCGAGGCCCCCGACGACTGGGGCGCCGCCCTCGACCCCGACGGCGTCGTCCGGCAGGCCCAGCGCTTCGCCGACGACTACGGCTTCACCTCCTTCAAGCTCAAGGGCGGCGTGTTCGAGCCCGAGCAGGAGATCGCCGCCATCAAGGCGCTGGCCAAGGCGTTCCCCGGCTACCCGCTGCGGCTGGACCCCAACGGCGGCTGGTCGGTCGAGGCCAGCGTGCGCGTGGCGGAGGAGGTCGGCGATCTGCTGGAGTACATGGAGGACCCGACCGCGGGCGTGGACGGCATGGCCGAGGTGCGCAAGCGCACCGGCGCGGTGCTGGCCACCAACATGTGCGTCACCACGTTCGCCGAGGTCCCGGAGGCGTTCGCCAAGGACGCCGTCCAGGTCGTGCTGTCGGACCACCACTACTGGGGCGGCCTGCAGGCCACCCGTGAGCTGGCGGCGCTGTGCCGCACGTACGGCGTGGGCCTGTCCATGCACTCCAACACCCACCTCGGGATCAGCCTGGCGGCGATGACCCACGTCGCCAGCGTCATCCCTCAGCTGAGCTACGCCTGCGACAGCCACCGGCCCTGGCAGACCGAGGACGTCATCACCGAGCCGCACCGCTTCACCGGCGGCGCGATCGAGGTGAGCGACGCCCCCGGCCTCGGTGTCGAGCTCGACCGGGACGCGCTGGCCGCGCTGCACGAGCGCTGGCTCGCCCGCCCCGACATGCGTGACCGCGACGACGTCGCCGCCATGCGCAAGGTCCACCCCGACTGGATCCAGCCCGCACTCCCCCGCTGGTGA
- a CDS encoding Bug family tripartite tricarboxylate transporter substrate binding protein, which yields MRIGVLLAAVALAASACSVQGGSGDKSAAASGYPNKPVEFTVPTDPGGSTDLLTRALAKSIEEPLGVKAVVVNKPGANGKIAGKDVFGSKPDGYRIAVMPQSLFAIGPLMLDDADPVKLTDMTFIKGLAVEDYVLVVPADSKYKTLKDLVEASSVKYGTTGPGTGSQLSQTLLFGLAKTDAAPVPFDGGAPTVTAVLGGKVDAASVQIAEGFKHVQAGKMRALAVFGDKRHEALPEVPTAKESGYDVVVDQRRFVAGPAGLPAEVRDKLAAAIDKAIASPEYNEILKTNYIGRWDANGDQVGTQLNESLQRFDKLAKDLGIDLKAQQQ from the coding sequence ATGAGAATCGGAGTACTCCTGGCCGCCGTCGCGCTGGCCGCCTCCGCCTGCTCCGTGCAGGGCGGCAGCGGTGACAAGAGCGCCGCCGCGTCCGGCTACCCCAACAAGCCCGTCGAGTTCACCGTTCCGACGGACCCGGGCGGCAGCACCGACCTGCTCACCCGCGCCCTCGCCAAGAGCATCGAGGAGCCGCTCGGCGTCAAGGCCGTGGTCGTGAACAAGCCGGGCGCCAACGGCAAGATCGCCGGTAAGGACGTGTTCGGCAGCAAGCCGGACGGTTACCGCATCGCGGTGATGCCGCAGTCGCTCTTCGCCATCGGCCCGCTCATGCTCGACGACGCCGACCCGGTCAAGCTCACCGACATGACCTTCATCAAGGGCCTGGCGGTCGAGGACTACGTCCTGGTCGTGCCCGCCGACTCGAAGTACAAGACGCTCAAGGACCTGGTCGAGGCCTCCAGCGTCAAGTACGGCACCACCGGCCCCGGCACCGGCAGCCAGCTGTCGCAGACCCTGCTGTTCGGCCTGGCCAAGACGGACGCCGCCCCGGTGCCCTTCGACGGCGGCGCGCCCACGGTGACCGCGGTGCTCGGCGGCAAGGTCGACGCCGCGTCCGTGCAGATCGCCGAGGGCTTCAAGCACGTCCAGGCCGGCAAGATGCGGGCGCTCGCGGTCTTCGGCGACAAGCGGCACGAGGCCCTGCCGGAGGTGCCGACCGCCAAGGAGTCCGGCTACGACGTCGTGGTCGACCAGCGCAGGTTCGTCGCGGGACCGGCCGGGCTGCCCGCCGAGGTTCGCGACAAGCTGGCCGCGGCCATCGACAAGGCCATCGCCTCGCCCGAGTACAACGAGATCCTGAAGACCAACTACATCGGTCGCTGGGACGCCAACGGCGACCAGGTCGGCACCCAGCTGAACGAGAGCCTGCAGCGCTTCGACAAGCTGGCCAAGGACCTCGGCATCGACCTGAAGGCCCAGCAGCAGTGA
- a CDS encoding phosphotransferase enzyme family protein, with product MAYVQEAFGWDEDVVASLGPRGALGQIWRLEVGPERYALKEIFAEPPSTALIDAELAFARRAAQAGVRLPASHADRDGRYLLTTPDGTWLRLYDWADLRPVELTAPATPTELGALLARLHRCAQPTAAEPDGRPPDPWYDRVPATDELAKLSASGAAWAARLADLLAIVPELCAAVAPADPVGLLVCHRDLHPENVLADPAGGLVVVDWDNLGPAAPGRELARALFDWFCDNSVADLHAMRAMYEAYVRADGPGRITEPADFSMLVASRLNFLLVQARHALDPDTEPRHREWAEREIDEALRILPTPRQLADVLEMALKTP from the coding sequence ATGGCGTACGTGCAGGAAGCGTTCGGCTGGGATGAGGACGTCGTGGCGTCCCTAGGGCCGCGGGGGGCGCTGGGGCAGATCTGGCGGCTGGAGGTCGGCCCGGAGCGCTACGCGCTGAAGGAGATCTTCGCCGAGCCGCCGTCGACGGCGTTGATCGACGCGGAGCTGGCGTTCGCGCGGCGTGCCGCCCAGGCCGGGGTTCGGCTGCCGGCCAGCCACGCCGACCGCGACGGGCGCTATCTGCTCACGACGCCCGATGGGACGTGGCTGCGCCTGTACGACTGGGCGGACCTGCGGCCGGTCGAGCTGACGGCGCCCGCCACGCCGACCGAGCTCGGGGCGCTGCTGGCGCGCCTGCACCGGTGCGCCCAGCCCACGGCCGCCGAGCCGGACGGCCGGCCGCCCGACCCCTGGTACGACCGGGTCCCCGCCACTGATGAGCTGGCGAAGCTGTCCGCGTCGGGCGCGGCGTGGGCGGCGCGCCTGGCCGACCTGCTGGCCATCGTGCCCGAGTTGTGCGCGGCGGTCGCGCCGGCCGATCCCGTCGGCCTGCTCGTCTGCCATCGCGATCTGCACCCGGAGAACGTCCTGGCCGACCCGGCCGGCGGGCTGGTGGTCGTTGACTGGGACAACCTGGGGCCGGCCGCGCCGGGCCGGGAGCTGGCCCGGGCGCTGTTCGACTGGTTCTGCGACAACTCGGTCGCCGACCTCCACGCCATGCGCGCCATGTACGAGGCCTACGTGCGCGCGGACGGCCCCGGGCGCATCACCGAGCCCGCGGACTTCTCGATGCTGGTCGCCTCCCGGCTCAACTTCCTGCTGGTCCAGGCACGCCACGCCCTCGACCCGGACACCGAGCCACGCCACCGCGAGTGGGCGGAACGCGAGATCGACGAGGCGCTGCGCATCCTGCCGACCCCGCGGCAGCTGGCCGACGTGCTGGAGATGGCCCTCAAGACTCCTTGA